A DNA window from Bradyrhizobium barranii subsp. barranii contains the following coding sequences:
- a CDS encoding MFS transporter, translating to MLAEFIARHAAARNIHYGWVMAALGFLYSLFASSALGVPSVLMREIASDIGVSMSELSASQGLRFALFGLAAPFAGGLMLRYGPRMMLSIAGTLALAGLLLTIVMTNRFEMWLGLGLILGIAPGLTALQLAAVISVRWFTTHRGLVVGLLNGSIATGTLIFMPLGAWIAENWGWRVALVPSGFGLLVSLVLFLLLGKDRPQELGLAPLGETAMPPVPAIPAQNFAAISFRGLRLASTRLVFWVLALTFLICGVSSYGLTSTHFVPFCGDLGLPVVTSAGLLAMIGVFDLIGTIGSGLLSDRYDNRWLLAIYYGFRGLALIWLVESNATLGAMSAFAILYGLDFIATVPPTVKLTVGTFGREMGPVVFGWIFAAHQLGVGLMAFAAGVSRDTLGTYVPAFLLAGVLCLLAAAAFALVKDPAVPAPA from the coding sequence ATGCTTGCTGAATTCATCGCACGGCATGCGGCAGCGCGAAACATCCATTACGGCTGGGTGATGGCTGCACTGGGATTTCTCTATTCGCTATTTGCAAGCTCGGCGCTCGGCGTGCCCAGCGTCCTGATGCGGGAGATCGCTTCTGACATCGGCGTCAGCATGAGCGAGTTGTCTGCATCGCAAGGACTTCGCTTCGCGCTGTTCGGACTGGCGGCGCCGTTCGCCGGCGGCTTGATGCTCCGCTACGGTCCGCGGATGATGCTGTCGATCGCCGGAACGCTGGCGCTGGCCGGACTGCTGCTGACGATCGTCATGACGAACCGGTTCGAAATGTGGCTCGGCCTCGGGCTTATTCTCGGCATCGCGCCGGGGCTCACGGCCCTGCAACTTGCCGCGGTCATCTCGGTACGCTGGTTCACGACCCATCGGGGATTGGTGGTCGGCCTCCTGAACGGATCAATCGCAACCGGCACTTTGATCTTCATGCCGCTGGGCGCGTGGATCGCTGAGAATTGGGGCTGGCGCGTCGCGCTTGTTCCGTCCGGATTCGGTCTTCTCGTCTCGCTCGTCCTCTTTCTGCTGCTCGGGAAGGACCGCCCCCAGGAATTGGGGCTGGCGCCACTCGGAGAGACGGCGATGCCGCCGGTGCCCGCAATTCCCGCGCAGAACTTTGCGGCAATCAGTTTCCGGGGCCTGCGCCTGGCATCAACCCGTCTGGTGTTCTGGGTGCTGGCGCTGACGTTCCTCATCTGCGGTGTATCCAGCTACGGGCTGACATCGACACACTTCGTGCCATTCTGCGGCGATCTCGGCTTGCCGGTCGTGACATCAGCAGGTTTGCTCGCCATGATCGGGGTGTTCGATCTGATCGGTACGATCGGATCGGGATTGCTGTCCGACCGCTACGACAACCGATGGCTGCTGGCGATCTATTACGGCTTTCGCGGACTTGCGTTGATCTGGCTCGTGGAGTCCAACGCAACGTTGGGAGCGATGAGCGCGTTCGCGATACTCTACGGCCTGGATTTCATCGCGACTGTTCCGCCTACGGTGAAGTTGACGGTCGGTACGTTTGGGCGGGAGATGGGGCCGGTGGTCTTCGGCTGGATTTTTGCCGCCCACCAGCTCGGCGTTGGCCTGATGGCATTTGCCGCGGGCGTCAGCAGAGATACGCTAGGGACTTATGTGCCGGCGTTTCTTCTCGCCGGGGTCCTCTGCCTTTTGGCCGCTGCAGCCTTTGCGCTGGTGAAGGATCCGGCGGTTCCGGCTCCCGCATAA
- the frc gene encoding formyl-CoA transferase: protein MTKALKGVRILDFTHVQSGPTCTQLLAWFGADVIKVERPGVGDITRGQLQDIPNVDSLYFTMLNHNKRSITLDTKNPKGKEVLTELIKKCDVLVENFGPGVLDRMGFPWEKIQAINPKMIVASIKGFGPGPYEDCKVYENVAQCTGGAASTTGFRDGLPLVTGAQIGDSGTGLHLALGIVTALYQRTHSGKGQKVTAAMQDGVLNLARVKLRDQQRLAHGPLKEYSQFGEGIPFGDAVPRAGNDSGGGQPGRILKCKGWETDPNAYIYFITQAPVWEKICDVIGEPTWKTDPNYAKPAVRLPRLNEIFARIEQWTMTKTKFEAMEILNKDDIPCGPILSMKEIAEDQSLRATGTVVEVDHPTRGKYISVGNPIKLSDSPSEVERSPLLGEHTDEILRSVLGFSDHQVADIHKSGALEPPQKQAAE, encoded by the coding sequence ATGACCAAAGCGCTCAAGGGCGTTCGCATTCTCGACTTCACCCACGTCCAGTCCGGACCGACCTGCACGCAGCTGCTGGCATGGTTCGGCGCCGACGTGATCAAGGTGGAACGTCCGGGCGTGGGCGACATTACCCGCGGCCAGCTGCAGGACATCCCGAACGTGGACAGCCTGTATTTCACCATGCTCAACCACAACAAGCGCTCGATCACGCTCGACACCAAGAACCCCAAGGGCAAGGAAGTCCTCACCGAGCTGATCAAGAAGTGCGACGTGCTGGTCGAAAACTTCGGCCCCGGCGTGCTCGACCGCATGGGCTTCCCCTGGGAGAAGATCCAGGCGATCAACCCGAAGATGATCGTCGCCTCGATCAAGGGCTTTGGCCCTGGCCCCTACGAAGACTGCAAGGTCTATGAGAACGTCGCGCAGTGCACCGGCGGCGCCGCCTCGACCACCGGCTTCCGCGACGGCCTGCCGCTCGTCACCGGCGCGCAGATCGGCGACAGCGGCACCGGCCTGCACCTGGCGCTCGGCATCGTCACCGCGCTCTATCAGCGCACGCATTCGGGCAAGGGCCAGAAGGTCACCGCCGCGATGCAGGACGGCGTGCTCAACCTCGCCCGCGTCAAGCTGCGCGACCAGCAGCGCCTCGCGCATGGTCCGCTCAAGGAATACAGCCAGTTCGGCGAAGGCATTCCGTTCGGCGACGCCGTGCCGCGCGCCGGCAACGATTCCGGCGGTGGTCAGCCCGGCCGCATCCTGAAGTGCAAGGGCTGGGAGACCGATCCCAACGCCTACATCTACTTCATCACCCAGGCCCCGGTCTGGGAGAAGATCTGCGACGTGATCGGCGAGCCCACCTGGAAGACCGATCCGAACTACGCCAAGCCGGCCGTCCGCCTGCCGCGCCTCAACGAGATCTTCGCCCGCATCGAACAGTGGACGATGACCAAGACCAAGTTCGAGGCGATGGAGATCCTCAACAAGGACGACATCCCCTGCGGCCCGATCCTGTCGATGAAGGAGATCGCCGAGGACCAGTCGCTGCGCGCCACCGGCACCGTGGTCGAGGTCGATCACCCGACCCGCGGCAAGTACATCTCGGTCGGCAACCCGATCAAGCTGTCGGATAGCCCGAGCGAGGTGGAGCGCTCCCCCCTGCTCGGCGAGCACACCGACGAGATCCTGCGCAGCGTGCTCGGCTTCAGCGATCACCAGGTCGCCGACATCCACAAGTCCGGCGCGCTCGAGCCGCCGCAGAAGCAGGCCGCTGAGTAA
- the oxc gene encoding oxalyl-CoA decarboxylase, whose protein sequence is MLNTATKSEAPGTEQELTDGFHLVIDALKLNGINTIYNVPGIPITDLGRMAQAEGIRMISFRHEQNAGYAAGIAGYLTKKPGICLTVSAPGFLNGLTALAHATTNCYPMILISGSSEREIVDLQQGDYEEMDQLAIAKPLCKAAYRVLHAQDIGIGLARAIRAAVSGRPGGVYLDLPAKLFGQVMNADAGQKSLVKVIDAAPAQIPSPASIKRALDVLKAAKRPLIILGKGAAYAQADEEIKSFVEKSGVPFLPMSMAKGLLPDTHPQCAGAARSTVLKESDVVLLIGARLNWLLSHGKGKSWGETPKKFIQVDIEPREMDSNVEIVAPVVGDIGSVVSAFNQAISTGWTAPPAEWTKAIVSKRDENVAKMAPKLMNNKSPMDYHGALGVLKNVIKDHPEAILVNEGANTLDLARGVIDMYRPRKRLDVGTWGVMGIGMGQAIAAALETGHPVLAVEGDSAFGFSGMEVETICRYNLPICIVIFNNDGIYRGTDVNSVNADPATTVFVKGARYDKMMEAFGGVGVNATSPDELKRAVNEAMASGKPTLINAVIDPAAGSESGRIGNLNPQSVLQKKK, encoded by the coding sequence ATGCTGAATACCGCGACCAAGTCCGAAGCACCGGGCACCGAGCAGGAATTGACGGATGGTTTTCATCTCGTCATCGACGCGCTCAAGCTGAACGGCATCAACACCATCTATAATGTGCCGGGCATCCCGATCACGGATTTGGGCCGCATGGCGCAGGCCGAAGGCATTCGTATGATCTCCTTCCGCCACGAGCAGAACGCCGGTTACGCCGCAGGCATCGCCGGTTACCTCACCAAGAAGCCGGGCATCTGCCTCACGGTGTCCGCGCCCGGCTTCCTCAACGGTCTCACCGCGCTCGCGCACGCCACCACCAACTGCTACCCGATGATCCTGATCTCGGGCTCCTCCGAGCGCGAGATCGTCGACCTCCAGCAGGGCGACTACGAAGAGATGGACCAGCTCGCGATCGCCAAGCCGCTGTGCAAGGCGGCCTATCGCGTGCTGCACGCCCAGGACATCGGCATCGGTCTCGCCCGCGCGATCCGTGCCGCCGTCTCCGGCCGTCCCGGCGGCGTCTATCTCGACCTGCCGGCAAAACTGTTCGGCCAGGTGATGAACGCCGATGCCGGCCAGAAGTCACTGGTCAAGGTGATCGACGCCGCGCCCGCGCAAATCCCCTCGCCCGCTTCGATCAAGCGCGCGCTCGACGTGCTCAAGGCGGCGAAGCGTCCGCTCATCATCCTCGGCAAGGGCGCGGCCTACGCGCAGGCCGACGAGGAGATCAAGTCGTTCGTCGAGAAGAGCGGCGTGCCGTTCCTGCCGATGAGCATGGCCAAGGGCCTCCTCCCCGACACGCATCCGCAATGCGCTGGAGCCGCGCGCTCCACGGTGCTGAAAGAATCCGACGTCGTGCTGCTGATCGGCGCCCGGCTGAACTGGCTGCTCTCGCACGGCAAGGGCAAGAGCTGGGGCGAGACCCCGAAGAAGTTCATCCAGGTCGACATCGAGCCGCGCGAGATGGACTCCAACGTCGAGATCGTCGCGCCCGTGGTCGGCGACATCGGCTCGGTCGTATCGGCCTTCAATCAGGCGATCAGCACGGGTTGGACCGCGCCGCCGGCCGAATGGACCAAGGCCATCGTGTCCAAGCGTGACGAGAACGTCGCCAAGATGGCGCCGAAGCTCATGAACAACAAGTCGCCGATGGATTATCACGGCGCGCTCGGCGTGCTGAAGAACGTGATCAAGGATCACCCGGAGGCGATCCTCGTCAACGAGGGCGCCAACACGCTCGACCTCGCCCGCGGCGTCATCGACATGTACAGGCCGCGCAAGCGCCTCGACGTCGGCACCTGGGGCGTGATGGGCATCGGCATGGGCCAGGCGATCGCGGCTGCGCTCGAGACCGGCCATCCCGTGCTGGCGGTGGAAGGCGACTCGGCCTTCGGCTTCTCCGGCATGGAGGTCGAGACCATCTGCCGCTACAACCTGCCGATCTGCATCGTCATCTTCAACAATGACGGCATCTATCGCGGCACAGACGTCAACAGCGTCAACGCCGATCCGGCGACGACCGTGTTCGTCAAGGGCGCGCGTTACGACAAGATGATGGAAGCCTTCGGCGGCGTCGGCGTGAATGCCACCTCGCCCGACGAGCTCAAGCGCGCCGTCAACGAGGCGATGGCCTCGGGCAAGCCGACGCTCATCAACGCGGTGATCGATCCGGCCGCGGGCTCGGAGAGCGGCCGCATCGGCAACCTCAATCCGCAGAGCGTTCTGCAGAAGAAAAAGTAA
- a CDS encoding GntR family transcriptional regulator, whose protein sequence is MTEADIAIVRIAPESSFKNKAYDALKEAILKMDIYSTPEPVMLDERALSERLGVSRTPIREAIAMLEQDGFVKTVPRRGIMVVRRTKSEIVDMIRAWAALESMAARLITTTARKKDITALRDYFKDFGKDRLPEDHVEEYSRANIAFHQALISLSESPVLVDLTNDLLLHVRGYRQLTIGRKDRTATSLPEHLSMIEALEARDTELAEKRARDHTLGLAAYVEAHGQELFT, encoded by the coding sequence ATGACCGAGGCAGATATCGCAATCGTTCGTATTGCCCCGGAGAGCAGCTTCAAGAACAAGGCGTATGACGCCTTGAAGGAAGCCATCCTCAAGATGGACATCTACTCGACGCCCGAGCCGGTGATGCTCGACGAGCGCGCGCTGTCCGAACGCCTGGGTGTGAGCCGCACCCCGATCCGCGAAGCCATCGCGATGCTCGAGCAGGACGGCTTCGTGAAGACCGTTCCGCGCCGCGGCATCATGGTGGTGCGCAGGACCAAGAGCGAGATCGTCGACATGATCCGCGCCTGGGCGGCGCTGGAGAGCATGGCGGCCCGCCTGATCACCACCACCGCACGCAAGAAAGACATCACGGCGCTGCGCGACTACTTCAAGGATTTCGGCAAGGACCGCCTGCCCGAGGATCACGTCGAAGAATATTCGCGCGCCAACATCGCCTTCCACCAGGCGCTGATCTCGCTGTCGGAATCGCCGGTGCTGGTCGATCTCACCAACGACCTGCTGCTGCACGTGCGCGGCTACCGCCAGCTCACCATCGGACGCAAGGATCGCACCGCCACTTCGCTGCCCGAGCATCTCAGCATGATCGAAGCACTGGAAGCGCGCGACACCGAGCTCGCCGAGAAGCGCGCCCGCGACCACACCCTTGGCCTTGCCGCTTACGTCGAAGCGCACGGTCAAGAACTGTTCACCTAG
- a CDS encoding acetate--CoA ligase family protein yields the protein MSNSKDAVRKVLDQVKADNRTSLTAPEGKLVCDAYGIPVPKEGVARSAGEAGKMASSMGFPVVMKIVSPDILHKTEAGGVIVGLKTAEDAEKAYETILSNAKKYKSDAKIEGVQVQQMLAGGTEVIVGSITDGSFGKLVAFGLGGVLVEVLKDITFRLAPATKEDALSMLDGIQAHEILKGVRGGEPVNRTALADVIVKVSQLVTDFPEIVELDLNPVFATAKDAIAADVRIVVDFAYVPKPKPRPTEEIVAAMSRIMQPKAVAVVGASAEDGKIGNSVMKNLINGGYKGDIYPIHPKAAEILGYKAYKSVKDVPGVIDTAVFAIPAKFVAAALTECGEKKIPGAVLIPSGFAEAGAPELQAEIVEVGKKYDIRLMGPNIYGFYYTPANLCATFCTAYDVKGHAALSSQSGGIGMAIIGFSRSAKMGVSAIVGLGNKSDIDEDDLLAFFEQDPNTNLIAQHCEDLKDGRAFAEAAKRVSKKKPVIVLKAGRTSAGAKAASSHTGALAGNDKIYEDVLAQSGVIRARSLRQLLEFARGVPVLPTPKGENVLIITGAGGSGVLLSDSCVDNGLSLMSMPPDLDAAFRKFIPPFGAAGNPVDITGGEPPITYVNTVKLGLSDERIHSLILGYWHTIVTPPMVFARNMVEVKKEMEAKGFVKPIVASLAGDVEVEEAAEYLYQNGIPAYAYSTELPVEVLGAKYKWARGAGLL from the coding sequence ATGTCCAATTCCAAAGATGCCGTCCGCAAAGTGCTCGACCAGGTCAAGGCGGACAACCGCACCAGCCTGACCGCGCCGGAAGGCAAGCTGGTCTGCGACGCCTACGGCATTCCGGTGCCGAAGGAGGGCGTGGCGAGGTCGGCGGGTGAGGCCGGCAAAATGGCCTCCTCGATGGGCTTCCCGGTGGTGATGAAGATCGTCTCGCCGGACATTCTCCACAAGACCGAAGCCGGCGGCGTCATCGTTGGCCTCAAGACGGCCGAGGATGCCGAGAAGGCCTACGAGACCATTCTCTCCAACGCCAAGAAGTACAAGTCCGATGCCAAGATCGAGGGCGTCCAGGTGCAGCAGATGCTGGCCGGCGGCACCGAAGTCATCGTCGGCTCGATCACCGACGGCTCGTTCGGCAAGCTGGTCGCCTTCGGCCTCGGCGGCGTGCTGGTCGAAGTCTTGAAGGACATCACCTTCCGCCTCGCGCCCGCGACCAAGGAAGACGCGCTCTCGATGCTCGACGGTATCCAGGCGCATGAGATTTTGAAGGGCGTTCGCGGCGGAGAGCCGGTGAACCGTACGGCGCTCGCCGACGTCATCGTCAAGGTTTCGCAGCTCGTCACCGATTTCCCTGAAATCGTCGAGCTCGATCTCAACCCGGTGTTCGCGACGGCCAAGGACGCGATCGCCGCCGACGTGCGTATCGTCGTCGACTTCGCCTATGTGCCCAAGCCGAAGCCGCGCCCGACCGAAGAGATCGTCGCGGCCATGAGCCGCATCATGCAGCCGAAGGCGGTCGCCGTGGTCGGCGCCTCCGCCGAGGACGGCAAGATCGGCAACTCCGTGATGAAGAACCTCATCAACGGCGGCTACAAGGGCGACATCTATCCGATCCACCCCAAGGCCGCCGAGATCCTCGGCTACAAGGCCTACAAGAGCGTCAAGGACGTTCCGGGTGTGATCGACACGGCCGTGTTCGCGATCCCCGCGAAGTTCGTGGCGGCGGCGCTCACCGAATGCGGCGAGAAGAAAATCCCGGGTGCGGTGCTGATTCCGTCGGGCTTCGCTGAAGCCGGCGCGCCGGAGCTTCAGGCCGAGATCGTCGAGGTCGGCAAAAAGTACGACATCCGCCTGATGGGGCCGAACATCTACGGCTTCTACTACACGCCGGCCAATCTCTGCGCGACCTTCTGTACGGCCTATGACGTCAAGGGTCACGCCGCGCTGTCGTCGCAGTCGGGCGGCATCGGCATGGCCATCATCGGCTTCTCGCGCTCGGCCAAGATGGGCGTCTCGGCGATCGTCGGCCTCGGCAACAAGTCGGACATCGACGAGGACGATCTGCTCGCCTTCTTCGAGCAGGATCCGAACACGAACCTGATCGCGCAGCACTGCGAAGACCTCAAGGACGGCCGCGCCTTCGCGGAAGCCGCCAAGCGCGTCTCCAAGAAGAAGCCGGTCATCGTGCTCAAGGCCGGCCGCACCTCGGCCGGCGCAAAGGCGGCCTCGTCGCATACCGGCGCGCTCGCCGGTAACGACAAGATCTACGAGGACGTCCTGGCGCAGTCCGGCGTGATCCGGGCCCGCTCGTTGCGGCAGCTGCTCGAATTCGCCCGTGGCGTGCCGGTGCTGCCGACGCCGAAGGGCGAGAACGTGCTGATCATCACCGGTGCGGGCGGCTCGGGCGTGCTGCTGTCGGACTCCTGCGTCGACAACGGCCTGTCGCTGATGTCGATGCCGCCGGATCTGGATGCGGCCTTCCGCAAGTTCATCCCGCCGTTCGGTGCGGCCGGAAATCCTGTGGATATCACCGGCGGCGAGCCGCCGATCACCTACGTCAACACGGTGAAGCTCGGCCTGTCGGACGAGCGGATCCATTCGCTGATCCTCGGCTACTGGCACACCATCGTCACGCCCCCGATGGTGTTCGCCCGCAACATGGTCGAGGTGAAGAAGGAGATGGAGGCCAAGGGCTTCGTGAAGCCGATCGTCGCCTCGCTCGCCGGCGACGTCGAGGTCGAGGAAGCCGCCGAATATCTCTACCAGAACGGCATCCCGGCCTACGCGTACTCCACCGAGCTGCCGGTCGAGGTGCTCGGCGCCAAGTACAAGTGGGCGCGCGGCGCGGGGCTGCTCTGA
- a CDS encoding IclR family transcriptional regulator codes for MSKNVIRRKSLEPRSPSEADHDARDGGVQSVDRALSILETLAEDDEGYRLSDLAVRTGLSASTVHRLLATLESRRFVQFDRAESKWHVGVRSFTVGASFARRRNFSTQAIPYLRKLRDLTRETANLAVVDDEFIIVLTRMESREIMRSLTQVGGRVAMVTSGVGKAVLATYSDEDVGAVIRHHGMPRLTEKSIVRPGDLFKELEKIRKQGFALDDEEACMGLRCIAAVVYNDCAEPLAAISVSGMTSRLTDDRLPEIGQIVREVAGELTVALGGVMPKSG; via the coding sequence ATGAGCAAGAACGTGATCCGGCGCAAATCGCTCGAGCCTCGATCGCCATCGGAGGCCGACCACGACGCGCGCGATGGCGGCGTGCAGTCGGTCGACCGCGCGCTGTCGATCCTGGAAACACTGGCCGAAGACGACGAAGGCTATCGCCTCAGCGACCTCGCCGTCCGCACGGGCCTGTCGGCCTCGACCGTGCACCGCCTGCTGGCGACGCTGGAGAGCCGCCGCTTCGTGCAGTTCGACCGCGCCGAATCCAAATGGCATGTCGGCGTGCGCAGCTTCACGGTGGGTGCAAGTTTCGCCCGGCGGCGCAATTTCTCCACGCAGGCGATTCCTTACTTGCGCAAGCTGCGCGATCTCACCCGCGAGACCGCCAACCTCGCCGTCGTCGACGACGAGTTCATCATCGTGCTGACCCGCATGGAGAGCCGCGAGATCATGCGCTCGCTGACCCAGGTCGGCGGTCGCGTCGCCATGGTGACGTCAGGCGTCGGCAAGGCAGTGCTCGCGACTTATTCGGACGAGGACGTCGGCGCGGTCATCCGCCATCACGGCATGCCCCGCCTGACCGAGAAGTCGATCGTGCGGCCGGGCGATCTGTTCAAGGAGCTCGAGAAGATCCGCAAGCAGGGTTTTGCGCTCGACGATGAAGAAGCCTGTATGGGCCTGCGCTGTATTGCCGCAGTGGTCTACAACGACTGCGCCGAGCCGCTCGCGGCGATTTCCGTCTCGGGCATGACCAGCCGCCTGACCGACGACAGATTGCCGGAAATCGGCCAAATCGTGCGCGAAGTCGCCGGCGAATTGACCGTCGCGCTCGGCGGGGTGATGCCGAAGTCTGGCTAA
- a CDS encoding Bug family tripartite tricarboxylate transporter substrate binding protein, whose amino-acid sequence MFQFPARLVGAAVALTLAAATPAFAQPLELKLMAPAAPGGGWDQTARSMQQALVAAGVARSVQVTNVPGAGGSIGIAQFVNGAKGDGNQLMVNGFVMVGALAMNKSPVTLEQVTPIARLTEEIQVIVVPANSPIKTAQDLAAAVKADIAKVTFAGGSAGGVDHVMAALFAGAVGADAKKINYIPFSGGGESLAAILGGKVTAGISGLSEYEGQIKSGKLRAIGVTSEKRIAGSDIPTFREQGIDLVIANWRSVVAPPGITPEQRKTLSDAVEKMVKSDAWKEILKQKGWEDAYLGGDAFADFLKKETVRVTDVLKSVGLVKS is encoded by the coding sequence ATGTTTCAATTTCCCGCGCGCCTTGTCGGCGCAGCCGTCGCGTTGACCCTTGCGGCAGCCACGCCGGCCTTCGCCCAGCCGCTGGAGCTCAAGCTGATGGCGCCGGCGGCCCCGGGCGGGGGCTGGGACCAGACCGCGCGCTCGATGCAGCAGGCGCTGGTTGCCGCGGGCGTCGCGCGCAGCGTGCAGGTCACCAACGTTCCCGGCGCCGGCGGCAGCATCGGCATCGCGCAGTTCGTCAACGGCGCCAAGGGCGATGGCAACCAGCTGATGGTCAACGGCTTCGTCATGGTGGGCGCGCTCGCCATGAACAAATCGCCGGTCACGCTCGAGCAGGTGACGCCGATCGCGCGCCTCACCGAGGAAATCCAGGTGATCGTTGTGCCGGCGAATTCGCCTATCAAGACCGCGCAGGATCTCGCCGCCGCGGTGAAAGCCGACATCGCCAAGGTGACCTTCGCCGGCGGCTCGGCCGGCGGCGTCGACCATGTCATGGCGGCGCTGTTCGCGGGCGCCGTCGGCGCCGATGCGAAGAAGATCAACTACATCCCGTTCTCCGGCGGTGGCGAATCGCTGGCGGCAATCCTCGGCGGCAAGGTCACCGCGGGCATTTCGGGGCTGAGCGAATATGAAGGGCAGATCAAATCCGGCAAGCTGCGCGCGATCGGCGTGACCTCGGAGAAGCGCATCGCCGGGAGCGACATCCCGACCTTTAGGGAGCAAGGCATCGACCTCGTGATCGCCAATTGGCGTTCGGTGGTCGCGCCTCCCGGCATCACGCCGGAGCAGCGCAAGACGCTGAGCGATGCGGTCGAGAAGATGGTGAAGTCGGACGCCTGGAAGGAGATCCTCAAGCAGAAGGGCTGGGAGGATGCCTATCTCGGGGGCGACGCCTTCGCCGACTTCCTGAAGAAGGAAACCGTGCGCGTCACCGACGTGCTGAAATCGGTCGGCCTGGTCAAGTCATGA
- a CDS encoding tripartite tricarboxylate transporter TctB family protein gives MTSGDPAQPRRVDRAGIVIAVLLAGLAAVLVWDARGLQSTAMYGMGPEAMPVVVATGLALLAIGNFIDALRGNLPARESADPVPVILILVGLALLIAIIGFGGGFILATSALFVTTSAAFGRRAIVVDSIIALVMSTLIYLAFDRLLTLSLPTGPLERLL, from the coding sequence ATGACCTCAGGCGATCCCGCCCAGCCGCGGCGCGTCGATCGCGCCGGCATCGTCATCGCTGTATTGCTCGCAGGCCTCGCCGCGGTGCTGGTCTGGGACGCGCGCGGGCTGCAATCCACTGCGATGTACGGGATGGGACCGGAGGCAATGCCGGTCGTGGTCGCCACCGGCCTTGCGCTGCTCGCGATCGGCAATTTCATCGACGCGCTGCGCGGCAATCTGCCGGCGCGCGAGAGCGCCGATCCCGTGCCTGTGATTCTGATCCTGGTTGGCCTCGCGCTCCTCATTGCCATCATCGGCTTCGGCGGCGGCTTCATCCTGGCGACGTCGGCGCTGTTCGTGACGACGTCGGCGGCGTTTGGGCGGCGTGCCATCGTCGTCGACAGCATCATCGCCCTCGTGATGTCCACCCTCATCTATCTCGCGTTCGACCGGCTGTTGACGCTGAGCCTTCCGACCGGTCCGCTGGAGCGACTGCTGTGA